From a single Camarhynchus parvulus chromosome 20, STF_HiC, whole genome shotgun sequence genomic region:
- the GDF5 gene encoding growth/differentiation factor 5: MKILHFLTLLLWHLTWLSLDLVPGALSNSEAGQGNPGSKLGFLKAEGKERNPSARAGTLRTASHGYSAGTSKARTKSSAVQAGALLAKNDDSKKVPSRTAATEGKVGHLPSRPSGVRTVTPKVQNFSSKVALKKTGTSSTDSDSFKTKKTKEPVTQREAKETFRHPPITPHEYMLSLYRTLSDAERKGVNGSVKLEAGLANTITSFIDKGQDERAPTIRKQKYIFDISALEKDGLLGAELRILRKKPSDTWKSHSSGKTSQVKLFSCSTNRQASTLLDSRTVSITDTPKWEVFDIWKLFRNFKNLVNLCFELETFDRGRAVDLRSVGFNRTGRQVNEKALFLVFGRTKKRDLFFNEIKARSGQDDKTVYEYLFNQRRKRRAPLATRQGKRPTKNLKARCSRKALHVNFKDMGWDDWIIAPLEYEAYHCEGLCEFPLRSHLEPTNHAVIQTLMNSMDPESTPPTCCVPTRLSPISILFIDSANNVVYKQYEDMVVESCGCR; encoded by the exons ATGAAAATCCTGCATTTTCTCACTTTACTGCTTTGGCATTTGACTTGGCTGTCTCTGGATCTAGTTCCTGGAGCGCTGAGTAATTCTGAAGCAGGCCAGGGTAATCCAGGATCTAAACTAGGTTttttgaaagcagaaggaaaggagaggaatcCCTCTGCACGGGCAGGTACATTGAGGACTGCAAGCCATGGATACAGTGCTGGGACCTCAAAGGCCAGGACTAAAAGCAGTGCTGttcaggctggagctctgctggccaAGAACGATGACTCAAAGAAGGTTCCCTCAAGAACAGCAGCCACGGAGGGCAAGGTAGGACATCTCCCCAGCAGACCTTCTGGAGTAAGGACAGTGACTCCAAAGGTTCAAAATTTTAGCAGCAAGGTGGCTTTGAAAAAAACTGGCACAAGCAGTACTGACAGTGAttctttcaaaaccaaaaagactAAAGAGCCTGTAACCCAGAGGGAAGCTAAGGAAACTTTCCGACATCCCCCGATAACGCCACATGAATACATGCTCTCTTTGTACAGGACTCTCTCAGATGCAGAAAGAAAGGGTGTTAATGGAAGTGTAAAACTGGAGGCTGGACTTGCCAATACAATAACCAGCTTTATAGACAAAGGACAAG aTGAGCGAGCACCAActataagaaaacaaaaatatatttttgacaTCAGTGCATTAGAAAAAGATGgtttgctgggagcagagcttcgaatattgagaaaaaaaccttCTGATACCTGGAAGTCTCATTCTTCTGGAAAAACTTCCCAAGTAAAATTATTTAGTTGCTCTACAAATAGACAAGCCTCAACACTCTTGGACTCTCGGACTGTCAGCATCACCGATACACCCAAGTGGGAAGTGTTTGATATCTGGAAACTTTTCAGAAACTTTAAAAACTTGGTTAACTTGTGTTTTGAACTGGAAACTTTTGACAGGGGGAGAGCTGTTGATCTCAGGAGTGTGGGATTTAATAGAACAGGAAGACAGGTCAATGAAAAGGCTCTGTTCTTGGTGTTTGGGAGGACGAAAAAAAGAGACTTATTCTTCAATGAAATCAAAGCTAGATCCGGCCAAGATGACAAAACTGTTTATGAGTACTTATTCAACCAGAGGCGGAAGAGAAGAGCTCCTCTAGCAACACGGCAAGGCAAGAGGCCCACCAAGAATCTGAAGGCGAGGTGTAGCAGAAAAGCCCTCCACGTGAATTTTAAGGATATGGGCTGGGATGACTGGATAATAGCCCCCCTGGAGTATGAGGCGTATCACTGCGAAGGGCTCTGTGAATTCCCCCTGCGGTCCCACCTGGAGCCCACCAACCATGCAGTTATCCAGACTTTAATGAACTCCATGGACCCTGAGTCCACACCCCCGACTTGCTGTGTCCCAACCCGGCTGAGCCCCATCAGCATCCTTTTCATTGACTCTGCAAACAATGTGGTCTACAAGCAGTACGAGGACATGGTGGTGGAGTCCTGTGGCTGCAGgtag